In Pseudomonadota bacterium, one DNA window encodes the following:
- a CDS encoding reprolysin-like metallopeptidase — MNNCLKILLIAVSLFGMQTSAAQGSADGVWAAVNETQIATRGTRHISPNRYQTLHFDAERFLQRIDKHGEIALPLADGLYRDFTMSDAPVMSKELAAKFPQIRTWAGVASDGSGAWARIDLTPAGFHGMIRDDSGMTFIDPYQIENGKVVGTHYQVYAKKDLARTKDHVHSCGVHTAHDAAAHAAHSPVRTPVGSQLRTYRLAVAATGEYTTFHGGTVADGQAAIVTAINRVTGIYEAELAIRLVLIPNNDILVFTNAATDGYTNSNGFTMLGQNQAKLDSLIGPANYDIGHVFSTGGGGIAGLGVVCRANNKARGVTGLSSPIGDPFYVDFVSHEIGHQFGAPHSFNGTAANCAPPNRNSATAYEPGSGSTIMAYAGICGAHDIASSSDAYFHTISFDNIVNYTTTGSGSTCDVSTATGNSAPVVDAGQARALPANTPIRLTGSATDPDGDSLVYRWEQFDLGPGGAPNSPVGNAPLFRSFNATASGTRLLPRLPNILGDFESIGEVIPSTSRNLTFRLTALDNRADGGGVDYDTVAHSVIDTGSAFEVTSQNTTVAWPGGTTQTVTWNVAGTEAFPISCTSVDISVSDDGGQTFEFLVADNTPNDGSEDITVPESPSNIGRVQVECATNIFFDINNANIILEPGPDPDFALSSSTDTLEACAPDDAQIDIDIASIGGFTGAVTFTVSGLPGGLTSSFSPNPANAGGSTTLTVGNTGGASGGVFALDVAGAGTPGTRNVPLTLDLAEAISATPVIDSPADGAVAIAQQPTLTWLPAAGASEYFVELASDVGFGSIVESATVTTTNYNVVTVLDQATMYYWRVTANNACGGATSAVAGFTTVSPPVTFCSTPGVAIPDNDAMGVTDTLAIADAGSVLDINVSLDTNHASIGNLAAYLTNVSTGTEVEFLNTPGSAFLVSGCPLPNIDAVFDDESINDPAFACDGGGVAMLGDWQPVAALSTFDGENLTGDWRIRVVDQAAGATGNVNEWCVTVLVGPPAGTDSDGDGVFDDSDNCTDVVNPAQVDADGDGYGNRCDPDLNNDGIVNFLDLSQFQPLFLSTDPVADFNVDGNVNFLDLVILTERFLGMPGPSGLVP, encoded by the coding sequence ATGAACAATTGCTTAAAGATACTCCTGATTGCCGTGAGTTTGTTCGGCATGCAGACCAGTGCCGCACAGGGTTCGGCGGATGGCGTGTGGGCGGCGGTCAATGAAACTCAGATCGCGACCCGCGGCACGCGACACATCAGCCCAAATCGCTATCAGACGCTGCACTTCGATGCCGAGCGGTTTCTGCAGCGGATCGATAAGCACGGTGAAATCGCGTTGCCACTGGCCGACGGACTTTATCGAGACTTCACCATGAGCGACGCGCCGGTGATGTCCAAAGAACTTGCCGCCAAATTTCCACAGATCCGCACCTGGGCGGGTGTCGCCAGTGACGGCAGCGGCGCCTGGGCGCGCATCGATCTTACGCCCGCCGGTTTTCACGGCATGATTCGCGACGACAGTGGCATGACCTTTATCGATCCGTATCAAATCGAAAACGGGAAAGTCGTGGGCACGCACTACCAGGTGTATGCCAAGAAGGATTTGGCACGTACTAAAGATCACGTCCATTCCTGCGGTGTGCATACCGCCCATGATGCGGCAGCGCATGCGGCACACAGCCCCGTTCGAACGCCGGTGGGCAGTCAGCTTCGCACCTATCGTCTCGCGGTTGCCGCAACCGGTGAGTACACCACGTTCCACGGCGGCACCGTCGCCGATGGCCAGGCCGCGATTGTGACCGCGATCAACCGCGTGACCGGCATTTACGAGGCCGAACTTGCCATTCGTTTAGTGCTGATTCCGAACAATGACATTTTGGTGTTTACCAATGCCGCGACCGACGGCTATACCAACAGCAACGGGTTTACCATGCTCGGCCAAAACCAGGCTAAGCTCGATTCATTGATCGGTCCGGCTAACTACGACATCGGTCACGTGTTTAGCACAGGCGGTGGCGGCATCGCTGGGTTGGGCGTGGTGTGCCGTGCCAACAACAAAGCGCGAGGCGTTACGGGACTGTCCAGCCCAATCGGCGATCCGTTTTATGTCGATTTTGTGTCACATGAGATCGGGCACCAGTTTGGCGCTCCTCATTCGTTCAATGGCACCGCGGCAAACTGTGCGCCGCCAAACCGCAATAGCGCAACGGCCTATGAACCGGGCAGCGGTAGCACCATCATGGCGTATGCCGGTATCTGCGGCGCGCACGACATCGCCAGCTCTAGCGATGCGTACTTTCATACCATCTCGTTTGACAACATTGTGAACTACACGACCACCGGTTCGGGTTCGACGTGCGATGTGTCGACCGCCACGGGCAACTCTGCGCCGGTGGTGGACGCTGGTCAGGCTCGTGCACTACCGGCCAACACGCCGATTCGGTTGACCGGTAGCGCGACCGACCCCGATGGCGATTCACTGGTTTATCGCTGGGAGCAATTCGATCTTGGGCCGGGCGGAGCGCCCAATTCGCCGGTCGGCAACGCACCTCTGTTCCGGTCGTTTAACGCAACTGCCAGCGGCACCCGATTGCTGCCACGGTTACCCAACATCTTGGGCGATTTCGAATCGATCGGCGAAGTCATCCCGTCGACCAGTCGCAACCTGACGTTTCGCCTGACTGCGCTGGACAATCGCGCGGATGGGGGCGGCGTCGACTACGATACGGTCGCGCATTCGGTTATCGACACGGGCAGTGCGTTTGAGGTGACGTCGCAAAACACCACTGTCGCCTGGCCGGGCGGTACGACCCAAACCGTAACGTGGAATGTTGCCGGCACCGAAGCGTTTCCGATTTCCTGCACGAGCGTGGATATTTCGGTCTCCGACGATGGAGGGCAAACCTTTGAGTTCCTGGTGGCGGACAACACGCCAAATGACGGTTCCGAAGACATTACTGTTCCCGAGAGTCCCTCGAATATCGGTCGCGTGCAGGTCGAGTGTGCGACGAACATTTTCTTCGATATCAACAACGCCAATATCATTCTCGAGCCGGGTCCCGATCCGGATTTCGCATTGTCGTCATCCACGGACACGCTAGAGGCGTGCGCGCCAGACGATGCACAGATCGACATCGACATTGCGTCGATCGGCGGCTTCACCGGGGCGGTGACCTTCACGGTGAGTGGTTTGCCAGGCGGTTTGACCTCGAGCTTCTCCCCCAATCCTGCGAATGCGGGCGGCAGTACAACGCTCACTGTTGGCAACACCGGTGGCGCATCAGGGGGGGTGTTTGCGCTTGACGTGGCCGGTGCCGGTACACCGGGTACGCGCAACGTACCCCTCACGTTGGACCTGGCTGAGGCAATCAGCGCCACGCCGGTTATCGATTCACCGGCTGATGGTGCCGTGGCCATCGCTCAGCAGCCAACCCTTACTTGGTTACCGGCCGCCGGTGCGTCGGAGTACTTCGTTGAGTTGGCCAGTGACGTTGGGTTCGGCAGTATTGTGGAAAGCGCGACGGTGACAACAACCAATTACAACGTCGTCACGGTGTTGGATCAAGCCACGATGTACTACTGGCGCGTCACCGCGAACAATGCCTGTGGTGGCGCGACGTCCGCTGTGGCTGGCTTTACCACGGTATCACCGCCCGTCACGTTCTGTTCGACGCCGGGCGTCGCTATTCCGGATAACGATGCGATGGGCGTGACCGACACGCTGGCGATTGCAGATGCCGGTTCAGTGCTCGATATCAACGTGTCACTCGATACCAACCATGCGTCGATCGGGAACCTGGCGGCCTATTTGACCAATGTGTCGACGGGCACCGAAGTGGAGTTTTTGAATACGCCCGGATCCGCGTTCCTGGTCAGTGGCTGCCCGCTGCCCAACATCGACGCGGTATTTGACGACGAATCGATCAATGATCCAGCGTTCGCCTGCGACGGAGGTGGTGTGGCGATGCTCGGCGACTGGCAGCCTGTCGCGGCGCTGTCGACGTTCGATGGCGAAAATCTGACCGGCGATTGGCGTATTCGGGTGGTGGACCAAGCCGCCGGTGCAACCGGTAACGTCAACGAGTGGTGTGTGACGGTGTTGGTAGGGCCGCCAGCGGGCACCGACTCGGATGGCGATGGCGTGTTTGATGACAGCGACAATTGCACCGACGTTGTGAACCCGGCTCAAGTAGACGCCGATGGGGATGGCTATGGCAATCGATGTGATCCCGATCTCAATAACGACGGCATCGTCAATTTCCTCGATCTGTCTCAGTTCCAGCCACTGTTTTTGAGTACGGATCCGGTGGCCGACTTCAACGTTGACGGCAACGTTAATTTCTTGGATCTGGTGATCCTGACAGAGCGGTTCTTGGGCATGCCAGGTCCGAGTGGTCTGGTGCCGTAG
- a CDS encoding SDR family oxidoreductase, whose protein sequence is MAYFVTGATGFIGNRLVSKLLERKGTVYFLVRRKNAKELKKLYERWGVDASRAVAIKGDITRKNLGVSAADMKKLQGKIKHFYHLAAIYDITAPAKPQIKTNVEGTQNTLDLAHKIKAGCFHMVSSIAAAGLYKGVFREDMFEEATGLEESPYHKTKHDSEGLVRTNCTIPYRIYRPGVVVGDSKTGEMGKIDGPYYFFKMIQKTRRLLPQWMPTIGVEGGRINIVPVDFVVDALDYLSHKRGLNGQCFHLTESNARRIGDVINLFAKAGHAPSMVMRVDARMFNFVPPYLWKTLWAIAPVRRVVQAALKGYGLPSEVFQFINYPTKYDNRKTLAALKGSGIEVPPLESYAARLWDYWERNMDPDLFKNITLRGRVEDRVVMVTGASSGIGKAAALRVAAAGAKVILVARKKDKLVDTQKEIADNKGRSFIYPCDISDLDDVDKLIKAVLKDHGQIDVLLNNAGRSIRRGVANSFDRFHDFERTMQLNYFGALRLIMGVLPTMQARKSGHIINISSIGVLSNAPRFSAYVASKAALDAFTRCAAAEFSHTGVHFTTINMPLVRTPMIAPTKMYKNVPTKSPEEAADMVVEAIVDQPKRIATRLGIAAEILHLLVPKTTELGMNEAFRLFPDSAAARGESGDESSPEQIAVAQFTRGIHW, encoded by the coding sequence ATGGCGTATTTCGTAACCGGCGCTACCGGTTTCATTGGCAACCGTCTGGTCAGCAAACTGCTGGAGCGCAAAGGGACCGTTTATTTTCTGGTGCGCCGTAAAAACGCCAAAGAGCTCAAAAAACTCTATGAGCGATGGGGTGTAGACGCTTCCCGAGCGGTCGCGATTAAAGGCGACATCACGCGTAAGAACCTGGGTGTCAGCGCGGCAGACATGAAGAAACTGCAGGGCAAGATCAAGCATTTCTATCATCTTGCGGCGATTTACGACATCACGGCGCCCGCCAAACCACAAATCAAAACGAATGTTGAAGGCACCCAAAATACGCTTGATCTTGCGCACAAGATAAAAGCGGGTTGCTTCCATATGGTGAGCTCGATCGCCGCGGCGGGCCTATACAAAGGCGTGTTTCGTGAAGATATGTTCGAGGAAGCGACGGGCCTCGAAGAGAGTCCCTATCACAAAACCAAGCACGACTCAGAGGGGCTGGTGCGAACCAACTGTACGATCCCCTATCGCATCTATCGTCCGGGCGTAGTCGTTGGCGATTCCAAAACCGGCGAAATGGGTAAGATCGACGGTCCTTACTACTTTTTTAAGATGATCCAAAAAACGCGTCGTTTGCTGCCGCAGTGGATGCCGACAATCGGAGTCGAGGGCGGGCGAATCAACATCGTGCCGGTGGATTTCGTGGTGGATGCGCTCGATTATCTGTCGCACAAACGCGGATTGAATGGCCAGTGTTTCCATCTGACCGAAAGCAACGCTCGTCGGATTGGTGATGTCATCAATTTGTTTGCCAAGGCCGGCCATGCCCCCTCCATGGTGATGCGTGTTGACGCGCGCATGTTTAATTTTGTGCCGCCCTATCTGTGGAAAACACTGTGGGCCATCGCGCCGGTGAGGCGCGTTGTGCAGGCCGCGCTGAAGGGCTATGGATTGCCGAGCGAAGTCTTCCAGTTTATTAACTATCCGACTAAATATGACAATCGTAAAACCTTAGCTGCACTCAAAGGCAGTGGCATCGAAGTACCGCCACTCGAATCCTATGCGGCGCGGTTGTGGGACTATTGGGAACGCAATATGGATCCCGATTTGTTCAAGAACATTACATTGCGCGGTCGAGTCGAAGACCGTGTCGTGATGGTCACGGGCGCATCGTCAGGTATTGGTAAGGCAGCGGCACTGCGTGTGGCGGCGGCCGGCGCCAAGGTGATTTTGGTTGCACGCAAGAAAGACAAACTGGTCGATACGCAAAAGGAAATTGCAGACAACAAGGGGCGCTCGTTTATTTATCCGTGTGACATTTCGGATCTAGACGATGTCGATAAGTTGATCAAAGCCGTGCTGAAGGACCATGGGCAAATCGACGTTTTGCTCAACAACGCGGGGCGGTCAATTCGTCGGGGCGTGGCCAATTCGTTTGATCGGTTTCACGACTTCGAGCGTACGATGCAGCTTAACTACTTCGGCGCGCTGCGGCTGATCATGGGTGTCTTGCCCACCATGCAGGCGCGAAAATCCGGACACATCATCAACATTTCGTCGATTGGCGTACTCAGTAACGCGCCGCGATTTTCCGCCTATGTGGCGTCCAAAGCCGCGCTCGATGCGTTCACCCGATGCGCGGCGGCAGAGTTTTCGCACACAGGGGTCCATTTCACGACCATCAATATGCCATTGGTTCGCACACCGATGATCGCGCCAACCAAAATGTATAAGAACGTGCCGACTAAGAGCCCAGAAGAGGCCGCCGATATGGTGGTTGAGGCGATAGTCGATCAGCCGAAGCGCATCGCGACGCGTCTTGGTATTGCAGCGGAAATCTTGCACTTGCTTGTACCCAAAACCACCGAGCTGGGTATGAACGAGGCCTTTCGACTGTTCCCCGATTCGGCCGCGGCACGCGGTGAGTCCGGCGATGAGTCCTCACCCGAGCAGATTGCGGTGGCGCAATTTACGCGGGGCATTCACTGGTAG
- a CDS encoding tetratricopeptide repeat protein codes for MSRIVNLALNAADHLVSKGRLDAAASILRNYLSTNDANPRVLQRLGRIYLKQGRSAEAVPLFQEALVSFQKDAPAVCRSCDDPSCCPGDTPDTAATQPDLVPRFIASL; via the coding sequence ATGAGTCGAATAGTCAATCTGGCGCTGAATGCCGCTGATCACTTGGTGTCGAAAGGACGCTTGGATGCGGCTGCGTCAATTTTGCGCAACTACTTAAGCACTAACGATGCCAACCCACGTGTTTTGCAGCGATTGGGGCGCATCTATCTTAAGCAGGGCCGTTCGGCGGAGGCCGTGCCGCTTTTTCAAGAGGCACTCGTGAGTTTTCAAAAGGACGCGCCCGCTGTCTGTCGGTCGTGCGATGATCCATCTTGCTGCCCCGGCGACACGCCTGACACGGCCGCGACTCAGCCGGATCTTGTGCCGCGTTTTATCGCGAGTCTGTGA
- a CDS encoding MGMT family protein — MSEKDQKIWKTVASIPCGQVATYGQVADLAGCGRAARMVGRSLGKAPPDMALPWHRVINASGQISFPVDSTSYRRQRERLLSEGIEFRGRRIDLTRFQWQPTLDELLWQLDG; from the coding sequence GTGTCTGAGAAAGATCAGAAGATTTGGAAAACCGTGGCCAGTATTCCGTGCGGTCAGGTCGCGACGTATGGCCAAGTTGCCGATCTGGCCGGATGTGGGCGTGCTGCGCGTATGGTAGGGCGATCGCTTGGCAAAGCACCGCCGGACATGGCGCTTCCTTGGCATCGTGTCATAAATGCATCGGGCCAAATTTCGTTTCCGGTTGACTCAACAAGCTATCGACGGCAGCGAGAGCGATTGCTGTCTGAGGGTATCGAGTTTCGTGGGCGACGTATCGATCTCACACGCTTCCAATGGCAACCCACACTTGATGAATTACTTTGGCAGCTCGACGGCTGA
- a CDS encoding DsbA family protein: protein MVKKLLQPYALRVLTSERVRRWRDFPDRLRQRGHKLKPTVTLFHQLDDPYSVLALEASVLLAQRYDIEFELVLVEDEARAGHTDTQRAKEGWMRYRLHDARRLARAWQLKALEVDVPSSLAVEACVRALAAVPPANHPALALKLTRALWTADPNVLQTLLTEHPPGTAEEGRRLLINGHNDREARGHYQAAMWEFNGNWFWGLDRLEYLEDDLRRWGLAKGPSTVHGELYAPKRVDSLTGSTLDFFFSLRSPYTYVSLARINRLQQSTGVIVRLRPVLPMVERGVALSDHKRRFILNDVARITNKHEIAFGFIRDPLGPGLHRCLAMLPLMRERNREREFVASVMRGIWAEGISVNHDRGLQRLVERAGVSWADAQSVTMSETMQQELERNQQQLELMGIWGVPSFALTDGANRLVDVFWGQDRLPWLEYGLSRPSN from the coding sequence ATGGTAAAGAAACTGCTGCAACCTTATGCCTTGCGCGTATTGACCAGTGAGCGTGTGCGACGCTGGCGTGACTTCCCCGACCGCCTTCGCCAGCGAGGCCACAAACTCAAACCGACCGTCACGCTCTTCCATCAACTGGACGACCCGTATTCGGTGCTGGCGCTAGAGGCCAGCGTGCTGCTGGCACAGCGCTACGATATTGAGTTCGAGCTCGTGCTCGTCGAAGACGAAGCACGCGCGGGTCACACCGATACTCAACGCGCGAAGGAAGGCTGGATGCGCTACCGCCTTCACGACGCTCGTCGCCTCGCGCGCGCTTGGCAACTTAAGGCACTTGAAGTGGACGTGCCGTCGTCGCTCGCGGTCGAAGCCTGTGTGCGCGCACTGGCGGCTGTGCCCCCTGCTAACCACCCAGCTTTGGCTCTTAAACTGACCCGCGCGTTATGGACGGCGGATCCTAACGTGCTGCAAACCTTACTCACCGAGCATCCACCTGGCACTGCTGAAGAAGGGCGTCGCTTGCTCATCAACGGTCACAATGATCGCGAGGCGCGCGGCCACTACCAGGCCGCCATGTGGGAATTCAACGGCAATTGGTTTTGGGGTCTCGATCGGCTCGAGTATCTCGAGGATGATCTGCGTCGCTGGGGACTGGCAAAGGGACCGAGCACCGTACACGGTGAGCTCTATGCGCCGAAACGCGTTGATTCACTCACGGGCAGTACACTCGATTTCTTTTTTTCGTTACGCAGTCCCTACACCTACGTTAGCCTTGCGCGCATTAATCGATTACAACAATCGACGGGTGTTATCGTTCGTTTGCGGCCGGTGTTGCCCATGGTGGAGCGGGGAGTGGCGTTAAGCGATCACAAACGCCGTTTTATTCTCAATGATGTCGCCCGCATTACCAATAAGCATGAAATCGCCTTTGGGTTTATTCGCGATCCGCTCGGGCCGGGGTTGCACCGCTGTTTGGCTATGCTGCCACTCATGCGCGAGCGAAACAGGGAGCGTGAATTCGTGGCCAGCGTCATGCGAGGCATTTGGGCAGAGGGCATCAGCGTCAATCACGATCGTGGGTTGCAACGGCTAGTTGAGCGCGCGGGCGTATCGTGGGCGGATGCGCAATCGGTGACCATGAGCGAAACCATGCAACAAGAACTCGAGCGCAACCAGCAACAGCTCGAGCTAATGGGTATATGGGGTGTGCCGTCCTTTGCACTCACCGACGGCGCGAATCGTTTGGTGGACGTATTTTGGGGTCAGGATCGGCTGCCTTGGCTGGAGTATGGGCTGAGCCGACCTTCGAACTGA
- a CDS encoding SDR family oxidoreductase yields MTDVAGKRVLITGGASGLGRQLAEEMAARGAKLSLWDIDGAGLERAAKELSERGAEVHTEVCDLTDRHAIERSAARMRDADLHVDVLVNNAGIVSGGFLLDISDEQIERTFAVNTLALFWMTRAFLPDMINAGGGHIVTVASAGGFTGTAKQTDYSASKFAAFGFDEALRVELKKLGSPVMTTVVCPFYVDTGMFAGVKTRFSWLLPILSQNYVVERMVTAIEANKRRLIMPRMVYSVFLMRLLPVSAMDALMRFFGVSKTMDEFTGRVPR; encoded by the coding sequence ATGACCGATGTGGCAGGAAAACGTGTGCTGATTACCGGTGGCGCAAGCGGCTTGGGACGGCAACTCGCCGAGGAGATGGCGGCACGGGGTGCGAAACTCTCTCTTTGGGACATCGATGGGGCAGGGCTTGAGCGCGCGGCCAAAGAACTCAGCGAGCGCGGTGCAGAGGTACACACCGAAGTGTGCGACTTGACCGATCGCCATGCGATTGAACGCAGCGCGGCGCGCATGCGTGATGCCGACCTACACGTGGATGTGCTCGTTAACAATGCGGGCATTGTATCGGGTGGTTTTTTGCTCGATATCTCGGACGAGCAAATCGAACGCACCTTTGCGGTCAATACACTCGCGCTCTTTTGGATGACGCGCGCCTTTTTACCGGACATGATCAATGCCGGTGGTGGGCATATCGTGACGGTGGCGTCCGCCGGCGGATTTACCGGCACGGCAAAGCAGACTGACTACAGTGCGAGTAAGTTCGCAGCGTTCGGCTTTGACGAGGCGTTGAGAGTTGAGCTTAAAAAACTCGGTTCGCCGGTGATGACTACCGTCGTGTGCCCTTTCTATGTCGACACAGGCATGTTCGCGGGCGTCAAGACACGGTTTTCATGGCTACTGCCCATTCTGTCGCAAAACTATGTGGTGGAAAGAATGGTCACCGCGATCGAAGCCAACAAACGACGATTGATCATGCCACGTATGGTCTACTCTGTGTTTCTGATGCGTTTGCTACCGGTCTCTGCGATGGACGCGCTGATGCGCTTTTTCGGCGTGAGCAAAACCATGGATGAATTTACCGGCCGCGTTCCGCGCTGA
- a CDS encoding GTPase gives MNLPAAFRAERHLNLDRLIRWTLTIGVLLLTLLALGTVLYLTESFFAVWDRLRQAPMPLFVTYMAALAVFLFVTLWVIWKLLGPRKGPRLGKREARPTEAGINTRLEKARDAGVTIDHVQSELNTLARRRQDDAVYVAFFGEVSGGKSSLIKALLGDEGQAIEVSVRGGSTRRVQEYQSAEHAGWVFSDVPGLNEVDAVLDDLALDEARRAHVVVYVCDSDLTRTEFDQISGLVTLEKPVVVVVNKSDLMQADEQTAVIQQIKTRLKALKSISTKYFSLHVVPASTATAQSVVRLLPDGREEQVERRTDANLTALVQAINSLVSRNPNRLDALRDSAVFALAATRLDEAEQTFREKEAEAMVQRYTQKAVVGALAAIAPGTDLLIQGVLATALVREMCALYDEPVRELDTQRFLDEAQQRVGKAVPVVLAVAGNALKAFPGLGTVAGGFTHAVAYGLIFDALGKSLAKTLADGKGFSAEAASANFEESLNHDLETRTKRIAKLVLAAQRKQSDD, from the coding sequence ATGAATTTACCGGCCGCGTTCCGCGCTGAGCGTCATTTGAATCTCGATCGCCTCATTCGCTGGACCCTGACGATTGGCGTGCTGCTGCTCACGTTGCTGGCGCTAGGCACCGTACTCTATCTTACCGAGTCGTTTTTTGCGGTTTGGGATCGCCTGCGTCAGGCACCGATGCCGCTATTTGTCACGTATATGGCTGCGCTGGCGGTGTTTTTGTTCGTCACGCTTTGGGTCATTTGGAAACTGTTGGGCCCACGCAAGGGGCCGCGTCTGGGCAAACGCGAAGCTCGCCCCACAGAGGCAGGCATCAACACGCGCCTGGAAAAAGCGCGTGACGCGGGCGTGACCATCGATCATGTGCAAAGCGAGCTCAACACGCTCGCTCGCCGTCGACAGGATGATGCGGTCTACGTGGCGTTTTTTGGTGAAGTGAGTGGCGGTAAAAGCTCGCTGATCAAGGCGCTTTTGGGCGATGAGGGACAGGCGATCGAAGTGAGCGTGCGCGGTGGCTCGACACGTCGGGTGCAGGAATATCAGAGCGCAGAGCATGCGGGTTGGGTGTTTTCGGATGTGCCGGGACTCAATGAAGTCGATGCCGTGCTCGACGATCTGGCACTGGACGAAGCGCGTCGGGCGCATGTGGTTGTGTATGTGTGTGACAGCGACTTAACGCGCACAGAATTTGATCAGATCAGTGGTCTGGTGACGCTTGAGAAACCCGTCGTAGTGGTGGTCAACAAAAGCGATTTGATGCAGGCCGACGAACAAACGGCGGTGATTCAACAAATTAAAACGCGGCTTAAAGCGCTCAAGTCGATATCGACCAAATACTTTTCGCTGCACGTCGTGCCTGCTTCCACGGCGACGGCTCAATCGGTTGTACGGCTTTTACCGGACGGCCGAGAAGAGCAGGTGGAGCGACGCACTGATGCGAATTTGACGGCATTGGTACAGGCCATCAATTCACTGGTGTCTAGAAATCCCAATCGTCTCGACGCACTTCGCGATAGCGCGGTCTTTGCGTTGGCCGCGACACGCCTAGATGAGGCCGAACAGACGTTCCGCGAAAAAGAGGCCGAGGCGATGGTGCAGCGGTATACGCAAAAAGCGGTGGTGGGCGCTCTTGCCGCGATTGCGCCCGGCACGGATTTGTTGATTCAAGGAGTTCTGGCAACGGCACTCGTGCGAGAAATGTGCGCGCTTTACGATGAACCGGTGCGCGAGCTGGACACGCAGCGTTTTTTGGACGAGGCCCAGCAACGGGTGGGCAAAGCAGTGCCGGTGGTATTAGCCGTTGCGGGCAATGCGCTTAAAGCCTTCCCAGGACTGGGAACTGTGGCGGGCGGATTTACCCATGCGGTGGCCTACGGGCTTATTTTCGACGCACTCGGTAAAAGTCTGGCGAAAACACTGGCCGACGGGAAAGGCTTCAGTGCCGAGGCCGCCAGCGCTAACTTTGAGGAATCGCTCAATCATGATCTGGAAACGCGTACGAAACGTATTGCCAAGCTGGTTCTCGCTGCGCAGCGAAAGCAGTCAGACGACTGA
- a CDS encoding GTP-binding protein produces MIWKRVRNVLPSWFSLRSESSQTTDQSAQDRELLTDMTTHDDKPGQSHLALARESLRELLNDKRVPADVRSALADDYAEIQRLLDKLEHGHVHIAVFGRVSVGKSSLLNALLGHEAFSTSPIHGETRTSAHSSWDEYDTGGVFLIDTPGINEVDGEAREQLARDVAGRVDLILFVIEGDLTDTEYTALKLLVDQQRPLIVVVNKVDRYLAEQRKALLDVIHQRLDGLVASENIVEASADPATQVVITVDQQGNETESTRTPEPDVASVKARLWSILEAEGQTLSALNAGLFASDLTDSVAARIVELRKELGDKVIRTYCLSKGVAVAINPVPVADLFAAAFIDGAMVWHLSRLYDLPVTRAEAGTLVKVILTQAAALMGTVWAVHLVSAALKVGTGGMSVAVTAGAQGAVAYYSTMVVGKVAEAYLRQGKSWGEGGPKTVVRDILDSLDRDSILEQAKADIRRKLKTR; encoded by the coding sequence ATGATCTGGAAACGCGTACGAAACGTATTGCCAAGCTGGTTCTCGCTGCGCAGCGAAAGCAGTCAGACGACTGATCAGTCGGCGCAGGATCGGGAGCTCCTGACGGATATGACAACGCACGACGACAAACCTGGCCAATCGCACCTGGCGTTGGCGCGCGAATCACTGCGTGAGCTGCTCAATGATAAGCGGGTGCCGGCCGATGTGCGCTCGGCGCTTGCCGACGACTACGCTGAAATTCAGCGTCTGCTGGATAAGCTTGAGCATGGCCATGTGCATATTGCCGTGTTTGGTCGCGTCAGTGTCGGTAAGTCGTCGTTGCTCAACGCGTTGCTGGGTCATGAGGCGTTTTCAACCAGTCCGATTCACGGCGAAACACGAACGTCGGCGCACAGCAGCTGGGACGAATACGATACGGGCGGTGTCTTTTTGATTGACACGCCCGGCATCAATGAAGTCGATGGCGAGGCCCGGGAGCAACTTGCCCGTGACGTGGCGGGGCGCGTTGACCTCATTTTGTTTGTGATCGAAGGCGACCTGACCGATACCGAATATACCGCGCTCAAATTACTTGTCGATCAGCAGCGGCCGCTGATCGTAGTGGTTAACAAGGTTGATCGTTATTTGGCCGAGCAGCGCAAAGCGCTTCTTGATGTGATTCACCAACGGCTCGATGGTCTCGTTGCCAGTGAGAACATTGTTGAAGCCAGCGCGGACCCGGCCACACAGGTCGTCATCACGGTCGATCAGCAAGGCAATGAAACCGAGTCAACACGAACGCCAGAGCCAGACGTTGCGTCGGTGAAGGCACGATTGTGGTCGATTTTAGAGGCAGAAGGGCAGACCTTGTCGGCACTGAATGCCGGACTCTTCGCCAGCGACCTCACCGACTCGGTGGCGGCACGCATTGTTGAACTTCGCAAGGAGCTCGGCGATAAAGTCATTCGCACGTATTGCCTGTCTAAAGGGGTAGCGGTGGCGATTAATCCGGTGCCGGTCGCCGATCTGTTCGCCGCCGCGTTTATCGACGGCGCGATGGTTTGGCATTTGTCCAGGCTCTACGATTTGCCCGTGACACGCGCTGAGGCGGGTACGCTAGTCAAAGTGATTCTCACGCAGGCTGCGGCACTGATGGGCACCGTGTGGGCCGTCCATTTGGTTTCGGCCGCATTGAAAGTCGGCACGGGCGGCATGTCGGTAGCGGTGACGGCCGGGGCGCAAGGCGCGGTGGCCTACTACAGTACAATGGTTGTCGGAAAGGTCGCGGAAGCGTATCTGAGGCAAGGCAAGTCATGGGGTGAGGGAGGTCCGAAAACCGTGGTTCGAGATATTCTAGATAGTCTGGATCGAGACTCCATTCTCGAGCAGGCCAAAGCCGATATTCGTCGCAAACTAAAAACGCGCTAG